In Agromyces sp. G08B096, a genomic segment contains:
- the rpsD gene encoding 30S ribosomal protein S4: MSNQSRSKTRLSRALGVALTPKAARIMEKRPYAPGEHGRTKRKQDSDYAVRLREKQRLRAQYGIREKQLRIAYNEAKRTEGQTGENLVELLEMRLDALVLRAGFARTIAQARQFVVHRHILVDGKIVDRPSFRVKPGQVVGVKQRSEGTEPFQVAAAGGHVDVLPKTPAYLEVELDKLQVTLVRRPKRAEVPVTCDVQLVVEYYAAR; the protein is encoded by the coding sequence GTGTCGAACCAGTCACGCAGCAAGACGCGCCTCTCCCGCGCGCTCGGCGTCGCCCTCACCCCGAAGGCCGCCCGCATCATGGAGAAGCGCCCGTACGCTCCCGGTGAGCACGGCCGTACCAAGCGCAAGCAGGACAGCGACTACGCCGTCCGCCTCCGCGAGAAGCAGCGCCTGCGCGCCCAGTACGGCATCCGCGAGAAGCAGCTGCGCATCGCCTACAACGAGGCCAAGCGCACCGAGGGCCAGACGGGTGAGAACCTCGTCGAGCTGCTCGAGATGCGCCTCGACGCCCTCGTGCTGCGTGCCGGCTTCGCCCGCACCATCGCGCAGGCCCGCCAATTCGTGGTGCACCGCCACATCCTCGTCGACGGCAAGATCGTCGACCGCCCCTCGTTCCGCGTGAAGCCCGGCCAGGTCGTCGGCGTGAAGCAGCGCTCCGAGGGCACCGAGCCGTTCCAGGTCGCGGCCGCCGGCGGTCACGTCGACGTCCTGCCCAAGACCCCGGCCTACCTCGAGGTCGAGCTCGACAAGCTCCAGGTCACGCTCGTGCGTCGCCCGAAGCGCGCCGAGGTGCCCGTCACCTGTGACGTGCAGCTGGTCGTCGAGTACTACGCCGCTCGCTGA
- a CDS encoding peptidylprolyl isomerase: MAANDRQAREERARLRTYQARQEVHHRKQRRRVRDNLIAGGALVLVLVLATAAQLFYFNGDPGAPAATPEPSPSPSASAEEVPSAEIAEDRTWTGTLTLNGIPLAVELDGAAAPQAVSSEISLAQSGFYDGTSCHRLTTEGIFVLQCGDPAGDGTGGPGYSYGPVENAPADDLYPAGTLAMARQSGNGESQGSQFFIVYADSTIPSDAAGGYTVIGRVTGGLDQLQAAVIDAGTADGAGDGAPAVPVTIDSFTLE, encoded by the coding sequence GTGGCAGCCAACGACCGTCAGGCCCGTGAGGAGCGTGCGCGCCTGCGCACCTATCAGGCTCGCCAGGAGGTGCACCACCGCAAGCAGCGGCGTCGCGTGCGCGACAACCTCATCGCGGGCGGCGCCCTCGTGCTCGTCCTGGTCCTCGCCACCGCGGCCCAGCTGTTCTACTTCAACGGCGACCCCGGCGCGCCGGCCGCAACGCCCGAGCCGTCACCGTCGCCGAGCGCCTCCGCCGAGGAGGTCCCGTCCGCGGAGATCGCCGAAGACCGCACCTGGACGGGCACCCTCACGCTCAACGGCATCCCGCTCGCGGTCGAGCTCGACGGGGCCGCGGCCCCGCAGGCGGTGTCCTCCGAGATCAGCCTCGCGCAGTCTGGCTTCTACGACGGCACCAGCTGCCACCGGCTCACCACGGAGGGGATCTTCGTCCTGCAGTGCGGGGACCCCGCCGGAGACGGCACCGGCGGCCCCGGCTACTCCTACGGGCCCGTCGAGAACGCCCCGGCCGACGACCTCTACCCCGCCGGGACGCTCGCGATGGCCCGCCAGTCGGGCAACGGCGAGAGCCAGGGCAGCCAGTTCTTCATCGTCTACGCCGACTCGACCATCCCGTCGGACGCCGCGGGCGGCTACACGGTGATCGGGCGCGTCACGGGCGGACTGGACCAGCTCCAGGCCGCCGTCATCGACGCCGGAACCGCGGACGGCGCCGGCGACGGCGCCCCCGCCGTACCGGTGACGATCGACTCGTTCACGCTGGAGTAA
- a CDS encoding replication-associated recombination protein A has translation MVESGPGLRAGATPLAVRMRPTSLDEVAGQRHLLTPGSPLRALAGDRAGTSGSVSVILWGPPGTGKTTIAQAIARSSGRKFVELSAVTAGVRDVRQVMEEAQASRDLYGLSTVLFLDEIHRFTKAQQDALLPGVENGWVILVAATTENPSFSVISPLLSRSLLLTLETLSDDDLGVLVDRAVDDARGLGGRFRLDPEARAAIIRLASGDARRALTALEAASVSAAGVATTGEPDASGTVSAEASAVDGDGDRDEADAADDEDDEAGTATEPDLPVITAEIVARAVDRALLRYDRAGDEHYDVISAFIKSVRGSDVDAALHYLARMIEAGEDPRFIARRIIVLASEDIGLADPTALGVAVAAADAVQFIGMPEGRIPLAQAVVHLATAPKSNAAYLGIDRAIADVREGRAGRVPKHLRDAHYPGAKRLGHGKGYRYPHDDAIGVVEQQYLPDTLRGAVYYEPTEHGNERDVSARLAKLRRIVRGDR, from the coding sequence ATGGTGGAGTCCGGCCCGGGGCTGCGCGCCGGCGCGACCCCGCTCGCAGTGCGCATGCGTCCGACGAGCCTCGACGAGGTCGCCGGTCAGCGGCATCTGCTGACGCCCGGCTCTCCGTTGCGCGCCCTCGCGGGCGACCGCGCGGGCACGTCCGGGTCCGTCTCGGTCATCCTCTGGGGTCCGCCGGGCACGGGCAAGACGACGATCGCGCAGGCCATCGCCCGATCGTCGGGCCGGAAGTTCGTCGAGCTCTCGGCCGTAACCGCCGGCGTGCGGGACGTGCGCCAGGTGATGGAGGAGGCGCAGGCCAGCCGCGACCTCTACGGCCTCTCGACGGTGCTGTTCCTCGACGAGATCCACCGCTTCACCAAGGCCCAGCAGGACGCGCTGCTGCCGGGCGTCGAGAACGGCTGGGTCATCCTCGTCGCGGCGACGACGGAGAACCCGTCGTTCTCGGTCATCTCGCCCCTCCTCTCCCGCTCGCTGCTGCTCACGCTCGAGACGCTGTCCGACGACGACCTCGGCGTGCTCGTCGACCGCGCGGTCGACGACGCGCGGGGGCTCGGCGGCCGGTTCCGGCTCGATCCGGAGGCTCGGGCGGCGATCATCCGGCTCGCCTCGGGCGATGCGCGTCGAGCGCTCACGGCGCTCGAGGCGGCGTCGGTCTCGGCGGCCGGCGTCGCGACGACGGGGGAGCCGGATGCCTCGGGCACGGTGTCCGCCGAGGCATCCGCCGTCGACGGCGACGGCGATCGTGACGAGGCGGACGCGGCCGATGACGAGGACGATGAGGCCGGTACCGCGACGGAGCCGGATCTTCCCGTCATCACCGCCGAGATCGTCGCGCGCGCCGTCGACCGCGCCCTGCTGCGCTACGACCGCGCGGGGGACGAGCACTACGACGTCATCAGCGCCTTCATCAAGTCGGTGCGGGGCAGCGACGTCGACGCCGCGCTGCACTACCTCGCGCGGATGATCGAGGCCGGCGAGGATCCTCGGTTCATCGCCCGCCGCATCATCGTGCTCGCGTCGGAGGACATCGGCCTGGCCGATCCCACGGCCCTCGGCGTCGCCGTCGCGGCCGCCGACGCCGTGCAGTTCATCGGCATGCCGGAGGGGCGCATCCCGCTCGCTCAGGCGGTCGTGCACCTCGCGACCGCCCCGAAATCGAACGCCGCGTACCTCGGCATCGACCGGGCGATCGCCGACGTCCGCGAGGGCCGCGCGGGGCGGGTTCCGAAGCACCTGCGCGACGCCCACTACCCGGGCGCGAAGCGTCTCGGCCACGGCAAGGGCTACCGGTACCCGCACGACGACGCGATCGGCGTGGTCGAGCAGCAGTACCTGCCCGACACGCTCCGCGGCGCCGTGTACTACGAGCCGACCGAGCACGGCAATGAGCGCGACGTGTCGGCGCGCCTCGCGAAGCTCCGGCGGATCGTGCGGGGCGACCGCTGA
- the ruvX gene encoding Holliday junction resolvase RuvX: MRPGVRLGIDVGRARVGVARCDAGAILAVPVETVPRSPEGESGDLARILELADEYGAVELVVGNPLALSGRATASTEDAVAFAARLAAAVGAERQVRLVDERLSTVTAQQHLRASGKKARQQRPIVDQAAAVIILQHALDAERASGTAPGRVLPTDEGPSPL; the protein is encoded by the coding sequence GTGCGCCCCGGAGTCCGGCTCGGCATCGACGTCGGTCGGGCGCGCGTCGGGGTGGCCAGGTGCGACGCGGGGGCGATCCTCGCCGTGCCGGTCGAGACGGTGCCGCGGAGCCCGGAGGGGGAGTCGGGCGATCTCGCGCGCATCCTCGAGCTCGCGGACGAGTACGGCGCCGTCGAGCTGGTCGTCGGCAATCCGCTGGCGCTCTCGGGGCGGGCGACCGCGTCCACCGAGGACGCCGTCGCGTTCGCGGCACGCCTCGCCGCGGCGGTCGGCGCCGAGCGTCAGGTCAGACTCGTCGACGAGCGCCTTTCAACGGTGACCGCGCAGCAGCATCTGCGGGCGTCGGGGAAGAAGGCTCGCCAGCAGCGTCCCATCGTCGATCAGGCTGCGGCCGTTATCATTCTGCAACACGCCCTCGACGCCGAACGGGCGTCGGGCACCGCACCCGGCCGGGTGCTCCCCACCGACGAAGGGCCCTCACCCCTGTGA
- a CDS encoding DUF349 domain-containing protein, with the protein MTDSDQQPWGRVDETGTVYVRTADGERAVGQYPDASAEEALAYFERKYADLAGQVGLLEQRVRRGAPAADVAKAVAHLRESVAGANAVGDLDALAKRLEALSGSAQELTEQQQAEARAAVEAALAERTAIVERAEQLAAQDPQKTQWKQTSSELDALFASWQRHQQDGPRLPKNEANELWKRFRTARSTIETHRKAFFAELDAAHRDVRARKQRLIERAEALAPRGADGVAEYRSLLDEWKQAGRAGKKLDDALWAKFKAAGDVLFQAKAEIDARDDEEYRANLEQKLELLTEAETLLTATDPAAARTTLSRIQRRWDDIGRVPRDQVRTVEDRLRKVEQHVRSLEDERWQREDPEKKARSEGMLGQLQDAIAKLEADLAAAEAAGDAKAIAEAKEALEARRAWLKAVGG; encoded by the coding sequence GTGACCGATTCAGACCAGCAACCGTGGGGCCGCGTCGACGAGACGGGCACCGTCTACGTTCGCACCGCCGACGGCGAGCGAGCCGTCGGACAGTACCCCGACGCGTCGGCTGAGGAAGCCCTGGCGTACTTCGAGCGGAAGTACGCCGACCTGGCCGGCCAGGTCGGGCTGCTCGAGCAGCGAGTCCGCCGCGGCGCACCCGCGGCCGACGTCGCCAAGGCGGTGGCGCACCTGCGCGAATCGGTGGCGGGCGCCAACGCGGTCGGCGACCTCGACGCGCTGGCCAAGCGACTGGAGGCCCTCTCCGGTTCGGCGCAGGAGCTCACCGAGCAGCAGCAGGCGGAGGCCCGTGCGGCCGTCGAGGCGGCGCTCGCCGAGCGCACCGCCATCGTGGAGCGAGCGGAACAGCTCGCCGCGCAGGACCCGCAGAAGACGCAGTGGAAGCAGACGTCGTCCGAACTCGACGCGCTCTTCGCGAGCTGGCAGCGGCACCAGCAGGACGGCCCCCGCCTGCCGAAGAACGAGGCCAACGAGCTCTGGAAGCGGTTCCGCACGGCCCGCTCGACGATCGAGACGCACCGCAAGGCGTTCTTCGCCGAGCTCGACGCCGCCCACCGCGACGTGCGCGCACGCAAGCAGCGCCTGATCGAGCGCGCCGAGGCCCTGGCCCCGCGCGGTGCCGACGGCGTCGCCGAGTACCGCAGCCTGCTCGACGAGTGGAAGCAGGCGGGTCGTGCGGGCAAGAAGCTCGACGACGCCCTCTGGGCGAAGTTCAAGGCGGCCGGCGACGTGCTCTTCCAGGCGAAGGCCGAGATCGACGCCCGTGACGACGAGGAGTATCGCGCGAACCTCGAGCAGAAGCTCGAACTGCTGACCGAAGCCGAGACCCTGCTCACGGCGACCGACCCGGCGGCGGCCCGCACGACGCTCAGCCGCATCCAGCGCCGCTGGGACGACATCGGCCGGGTTCCCCGCGATCAGGTGCGCACCGTCGAGGACCGCCTCCGGAAGGTCGAGCAGCACGTCCGCTCGCTCGAGGACGAGCGCTGGCAGCGCGAGGATCCCGAGAAGAAGGCGCGTTCCGAGGGTATGCTGGGCCAGCTGCAGGACGCCATCGCGAAGCTCGAGGCCGACCTCGCGGCGGCCGAAGCCGCCGGCGACGCCAAGGCGATCGCGGAGGCCAAGGAGGCGCTCGAGGCACGGCGAGCCTGGCTGAAGGCCGTCGGCGGCTGA
- the alaS gene encoding alanine--tRNA ligase yields the protein MQTAEISRRYIDYFAERGHTVVPSASLVSDDPTLLFTVAGMVPFVPYLTGVVPAPFPRAVDVQKCIRTNDIEEVGKTARHGTFFQMLGNWSFGDYFKEGAIEYAWDLLTRSEADGGLGFAERDLWVTVYETDDEAAALWQKIAGLPAERIQRLGKEDNYWHTGQPGPGGPCSEIYFDRGPKYGRDGGPAVDDNRFTEIWNLVFMQELITNVTSKVDFDVVGPLPKKNIDTGMGLERVAFIKQGVENMYEIDQVRPVLDRASELSGRRYGAEHEDDVRMRIIADHVRSSLMLMSDGVTPSNEGRGYILRRLLRRSIRAMRLLGVDGPSFHELFAASRDAMKSAYPEVERDYSHIEQLALGEEDTFLRTLASGTSILDVAVAKTKDAGAPQLAGDTAFLLHDTYGFPIELTLEMAEEAGLAVDRQAFDSLMADQRARAKADAKSKKKVLADLSVYGEFRAKGETIFRGYTDLVTDSTVLGILVDGRPAQRATTGQTAEVILSETSLYAESGGQAPDQGRIVGDGFELEVLDVQKPVKGLISHTVKVTRGEVGVGVPATTLVDEDYRRGATQAHSGTHIVHAALREVLGPTAHQSGSFNKAGYLRLDYGWNQALSPETRSEVEEVSNAAIRQNLEVVTREMPLDEAKALGAMALFGEKYGDVVRVVDIGGPWSRELCAGTHVSTSAEIGMINIVGESSVGASNRRVESLVGIEAFRQFAAERALVAELSQNLKTPSGQLVERVGELVQNLKAAEKKIQAFEAKALNDRVPTLADRAGRVGEVLLVAEHVGSLGSGDELRSLATAVRGRLGDAASVVALTADVGGKPLAIVATSPAAREAGANAGALAKTMAATLGGGGGGKPDLAQGGGSDVGAIPAALEAVRAELGR from the coding sequence ATGCAGACTGCCGAGATCAGCCGTCGCTACATCGACTACTTCGCCGAGCGCGGCCACACCGTCGTCCCGTCGGCGTCCCTCGTCTCCGACGACCCGACCCTGCTCTTCACGGTCGCCGGCATGGTGCCGTTCGTGCCGTACCTCACGGGCGTGGTGCCGGCACCCTTCCCGCGCGCGGTCGACGTGCAGAAGTGCATCCGCACGAACGACATCGAAGAGGTCGGCAAGACGGCCCGCCACGGCACCTTCTTCCAGATGCTCGGCAACTGGTCGTTCGGCGACTACTTCAAGGAAGGCGCGATCGAGTACGCCTGGGACCTGCTGACCCGGTCGGAGGCCGACGGCGGCCTCGGCTTCGCCGAGCGCGACCTCTGGGTCACGGTGTACGAGACCGACGACGAGGCGGCGGCGCTCTGGCAGAAGATCGCCGGGCTGCCCGCCGAGCGCATCCAGCGCCTCGGCAAGGAAGACAACTACTGGCACACCGGCCAGCCCGGCCCGGGCGGTCCGTGCTCCGAGATCTACTTCGACCGCGGTCCGAAGTACGGCCGCGACGGCGGCCCGGCCGTCGACGACAACCGGTTCACCGAGATCTGGAACCTCGTGTTCATGCAGGAGCTCATCACGAACGTCACCTCGAAGGTCGACTTCGACGTCGTGGGACCGCTGCCGAAGAAGAACATCGACACCGGCATGGGCCTCGAGCGCGTTGCCTTCATCAAGCAGGGCGTCGAGAACATGTACGAGATCGACCAGGTTCGCCCCGTGCTCGACCGCGCGTCCGAGCTCTCGGGTCGGCGCTACGGCGCCGAGCACGAGGACGACGTGCGCATGCGCATCATCGCCGACCACGTGCGTTCCTCGCTCATGCTCATGAGCGACGGCGTCACGCCGTCGAACGAGGGCCGCGGGTACATCCTCCGCCGGCTGCTGCGCCGCTCCATCCGCGCGATGCGACTGCTCGGTGTCGACGGCCCCAGCTTCCACGAGCTGTTCGCCGCGTCGCGCGATGCGATGAAGAGCGCCTACCCCGAGGTGGAGCGCGACTACTCGCACATCGAGCAGCTCGCCCTCGGCGAGGAGGACACCTTCCTGCGCACCCTCGCATCGGGGACTTCGATCCTCGACGTCGCCGTCGCGAAGACGAAGGATGCCGGTGCGCCCCAGCTCGCGGGCGACACCGCGTTCCTCCTGCACGACACCTACGGGTTCCCGATCGAGCTGACCCTCGAGATGGCCGAGGAGGCCGGACTCGCGGTCGACCGGCAGGCGTTCGACTCGCTGATGGCCGACCAGCGTGCGCGGGCGAAGGCCGACGCGAAGTCGAAGAAGAAGGTGCTCGCCGACCTCTCCGTGTACGGCGAGTTCCGCGCGAAGGGTGAGACGATCTTCCGCGGCTACACCGACCTCGTCACCGATTCCACGGTGCTCGGCATCCTGGTCGACGGCCGTCCGGCGCAGCGCGCGACGACGGGCCAGACCGCAGAAGTGATCCTCAGCGAGACGAGCCTCTACGCGGAGTCCGGCGGGCAGGCGCCCGACCAGGGTCGCATCGTCGGCGACGGGTTCGAGCTCGAGGTCCTCGACGTGCAGAAGCCCGTGAAGGGGCTCATCAGTCACACCGTGAAGGTCACCCGCGGCGAGGTCGGCGTCGGAGTGCCCGCCACGACGCTCGTCGACGAGGACTACCGACGCGGTGCGACGCAGGCGCACTCGGGCACCCACATCGTGCACGCCGCGCTGCGCGAGGTGCTCGGGCCGACCGCTCACCAGTCGGGCTCGTTCAACAAGGCCGGCTACCTGCGGCTCGACTACGGCTGGAACCAGGCGCTCTCGCCCGAGACCCGCAGCGAGGTCGAGGAGGTCTCCAACGCGGCGATCCGGCAGAACCTCGAGGTCGTGACCCGCGAGATGCCGCTCGACGAGGCCAAGGCGCTCGGCGCGATGGCGCTCTTCGGCGAGAAGTACGGCGATGTGGTGCGCGTCGTCGACATCGGCGGCCCGTGGTCGCGCGAGCTCTGCGCGGGCACGCATGTGTCGACGAGCGCCGAGATCGGCATGATCAACATCGTCGGCGAGTCCTCGGTCGGCGCATCCAACCGCCGCGTGGAGTCGCTCGTCGGCATCGAGGCGTTCCGGCAGTTCGCGGCCGAGCGCGCGCTGGTCGCCGAGCTCAGCCAGAACCTGAAGACGCCGTCGGGTCAGCTCGTCGAGCGCGTCGGCGAGCTGGTGCAGAATCTCAAGGCCGCGGAGAAGAAGATCCAGGCGTTCGAGGCGAAGGCCCTGAACGACCGCGTGCCGACGCTCGCGGATCGCGCCGGCCGGGTCGGCGAGGTGCTCCTCGTCGCCGAGCACGTCGGTTCCCTCGGCTCCGGCGACGAGCTGCGCTCGCTCGCCACCGCGGTGCGCGGTCGTCTCGGCGACGCGGCATCCGTCGTCGCGCTGACCGCGGACGTGGGCGGCAAGCCGCTCGCGATCGTGGCGACCTCGCCCGCTGCGCGGGAAGCCGGCGCGAACGCCGGCGCGTTGGCGAAGACGATGGCTGCGACCCTCGGCGGCGGCGGCGGCGGCAAGCCCGACCTCGCCCAGGGCGGCGGCAGCGACGTCGGGGCGATCCCGGCGGCGCTCGAGGCGGTCCGCGCCGAACTCGGGCGCTGA